ttttattttatttattttctgattttttttcttatttttattctctttattttttctcattcaATAATTTCTTTTTAGGAGGAATCATGAAGTAAAAAGAGATAATCTTGTTTTAAAAGGAATGATTTTAGGAATATCTTCTTAACAGGAATCGTGAAGTAAAACTGTTAGagcgtaaaaaaaaaaacaaaaatctctCCACGACAGGAATTtaaaccgtgaaggaaaacacttgaccGCAGTCTTAGCGGTTGGCAGGTCGTTACTGTCGTCGTCGGGCCTGGACGTCTCCCAGCGGGCAGGCTCCACAGTTGGATCCAAGCCTTGCATCCCAGAGTGGCCCGGGGTGTTCGGCTCGTGGCCTCCATCCCGCACCGGAGCAGTAGCGACGCGTGGGGGACGGCGCCGCTTCAATCGCCTTCTCTCTCTCGTCCGGGCAGCGATGCCATTGCCGCGAACAAGAAACGCCACTCCCCCTACTGCCCGCGCCTTGCGGACTCGATCGTCACCGGCGCTCGGTAGTCGGCACTGGCCACCTCCTGCCTCGTCATGTCCGGCGGCTCCAACCACGAAAGGAATCGGCAATACCATCGATCGGCAGCCCGCAGCCCCTACCCGCGTCAAACGTAGCACCTAAACCCTGTTCTGCCTTCGCCTGAATGGCGAACTGGCGATCGATGTCTGTGCCAACCAATATTATTACTAGCAGCGGCTTACAAGAACAGAGGGAAATACCTGTAGCTGCACGGGCTGCAGAGATGGGTGTCCAGGAGGGGTGGCAGACCGCCCGCAAGCAGGTTCACAAACTGCACAAGAAATGCTTGTGATGCCTGCAGCACTCGGTTCGTTCTCGACAAGATAAATAAAGCAAGAAGCCTTCATGTGGAGCACTGCCGGAGCATGGCAACTGAGTCGTCTCATCCGCGAGTGATCAGATCTTGAGAAGTGCTTACGGTTGTGTCATTCTCTGTATAAATATGTTCTAAATTAGTAGGATGAGATGTGTGGTGACCTCGCGTTGTACTTGAACTAATAGTTTCTCTTCTAAATAGAATGATGCGTAGTCCTTCGGGAAAAAACAAGCAAATGACGAAACAACTGTACTATATATTTCCACTTTTTTTCCCTTGTGAGCTTATTGCTTCGATACAAACGAAACAACGAATAGGTCAACTCTACGCACATGGGTGATCGGTGATTCATGTGAATGTCtagaattttataaaaaaacatatttgattgtctgtacatattttttagtttaatttgataaatataAATACATACTCGTAGCCAGTATACTGACGTGTGAGGAAAGCTCTGTAGCCTAGCCCGTCAGATATAGACTGTTACATTCACTTATACAGCCGAACTCACTTGTAAATATCATAAAATCACATTCGTACGAACTATTAATTAAAATCTCAGCTCTTACATTCATTCATTTGATCTAGATTCAGTCAACTAAATAGAAACTCAACTCAGTCTATCGAGATAAATATAATCAACCAAACATTTTTTTCCAACAAACATAACTTTACTCAGATTGCTTCCACTAAACCTACATATACATGCGGTCTATACAAGCAACAGCATATGCGAGTAGATCAATTGGTTATACACGTACACAAATGCGATGCACGTTCAAATACGTCGTCAGTAGCCGACTCTCCGATAACTGGAACCAGACGAGAGATCCAGATGACAGGGAGGAGGCGCTCTCTTGACACCGTCGCCTCCGGCTGCTCTCCATCGCCAAACCAACAGAACGCCAGCCAAACGCCAATCAGGagtggagatttttttttaaaaaaaagagcttTATTAACTTTTCATCGTTACATCAGCAACGATGGTGGTGGTCGGGTAATATGACGCGCGCGGAGTCTCCAGGCTCGCAGACCAGCACGCGGCGATCCGCGGGGATCTTGCAGATCAGCTCGGGCAGGGCCTTCTCGCACTCGGCTCGGACgtacgccgccgcctcctcagcGCGGTCGCTCTCGACGATCCCCAGGCAACAGCCCCTGAAGCCGGCGCCGCTGAACCGGGCGCCGAGGACGCCGGGGGCCTTCAGGAGGATCTCGTAGAGCTGTATCATCTCCTTGCTCCCTGCGATTTCAGAGAAACTATTGCGTCATAGAAAGTTACCTGACAACCTGCGGTGTTTTGGCACTTGGCGAGAAGATGAAATTGTGAACTGAAACTGGAGCATATGATCTGAAGTGTTTTGATCGACATACCACATTCGTAGTTCAATATGGAGCTACGACCAGATGCATAGATCAGCTGCCCAAATTCTTGTAGGTTTCCACGGGACCATGCCTCCCTTCCTGAAGGGAGATCAACCAGAAACTGTTAGGTGATTGCGCATCCAGTTGACACTTGCGCAGAGACGCAAGTTAGTAAAGATTGAAGTCAAATTGTATGGTGAATGGCTGAATGCAAAATAAGTAAGTAATCAGTAGCCAGGAAGGTGAAACGATCTGCCAGGTTGTTAAGGTCTCACAGAACACACTGGGATAATACAAATAACAGATGCAATGTATAATGCTGAGTATTTCTTTTGGATGTGCATAGACTGAGACAGTTGCAAGTCCAGTTCTTTCATGTGTAATACAAGGTACAGACAGTTCCTTTATGCAGACAATGAAGGCCCAACTGTATGTGGTTCTTGTTATGATATGCGGTGGTAGTAGAAGTGTAGAACTATGGTGACCTGTGAATTTGATATTTCTGTACACGGAAATGTGTCATGAGGAAGTAATTTACATTGGTCAGTCGAATGCACAGAAAAAGCATACACCAAAGATATGATTAGCTCACCCTTAAGAACCCGGTTCATTTCAGAAAAGTAATGCTCAGCTCTCCTGGAAAGATTTTCTTCCAATATATACTGCAGGAACAGGTTACAATGGAATGTGCTCGAATTCAAGATCCCATACTAACATTAAAATATTTAAGAAACTGGATCTGCAAATGGTGAGTACCTTCTGGGCCTCATATACAGCTGGGTCAACTgtaacaacaaaaaagaaaatgtcAGGCTAATTAGACCTCTACAATGGGTCACTACAAAACTAATATTGCTTAGATCGTGTACCATTACGAAGTATATTTGGCACATCTTCACAGCCTGAAGCACTGAGAATTCAAACAACAACATTATCAATAAATCTATCTGAATTCTGAACACGACATCTACTAACAGAACTGTAGAGAAATCACAAATTTCAACCCTTTCAAATTGAACAGCATTAGAGgatatatgtttgcatgatgAACTTTAGCTATACTGACTGAAGAGCTCACCACAAAAGAGCACGGGCAGCCTCTTTGCACTCAAAAACCCGTGTATTATATCCTCGCTTCTTTGGTAGGTTATATTGCAGCCCTGAAAATGCCAACAAAATCTTGAATGGTAATTGTCCTTGAGTCGGCTGGCTTTTACTCGGCTCCGAGAAGTAGACGTAGGAAGGTGACGTTGTCTACTCAAGTAAGAGAGTCTCAGTCACTACCAATGCTAACAGAAAACATTGCAATGAACATTTTGAAACAAACTCTGGGCATGGAGATCATAAAAAGAGGCACTAAAGTGGCTCCAAAGTTTTGTTTCACGGACAATTTGAACttatgcaaaaaaaagaagataatagTGCAAAATTTTGTCATGTAAACATATATCCTCATTTGTCTTTTCCTAAAAACATAATATGAACCTTAAAAGATTTAAAGAACCTCTTCATATCAGATtctgaaataaaataaacttcgCATAGAAGGAAGAGTATTACCTTGCAGTCCATAAAGGTGAGATAGCCATACCGTGAAAGCAAAATTGCTGATGGATCTAGAATACCATTTTCAAGGCCCAGGTATTTATTTTCAATGGATCTGACAAATAGGAATACTGAGTTAAGGGCAACTAACCGAAATCTCAATGACCATGAATATTTTCTTAAGTATGTGACTAAGTCTGAAGTGATAAGAAACAGCATCTTGTTGCATTAGGACATCGCTAAGGCATTAGCATATGGTTGCAGTAAGTTCAACAAAGTTATTTGAAATTACAACTGGTATCAATGTTGTGGATGCATCCACCAACTTTATCCTTACAGGATATTAATGGAAGGAAACAAACTTACTTGTCCAACTGAATGTTATCCACTGGTGATACGACCAGATCATTTACATTTTCTAAAGCCAGCAAATAGGCAATGCCAACCTGTTGAGGAGCATTGACAGACAATTATCTTATGATCGTACCACTGATCAAGATACCAATTTTCTTACAATGTTTTTTGAGGAACTAGGGTAATGTACAAGTGCAAAAAAAGTGTTCTTGCACAAGTTTTGCTACAGTTTCCAGTTAACATAGTGTGAAGTGGGCTTCACAAGAACATATGCTGTTACAGACAATCTATATGCTTGTGAAGTTATATATCAGGATTTAACTCAAATTACACATATTTAACAATTCTCCACCAGGTCAGCACCTAATCCAATTATAAGTTCCAA
This genomic window from Phragmites australis chromosome 7, lpPhrAust1.1, whole genome shotgun sequence contains:
- the LOC133924935 gene encoding galacturonokinase-like isoform X2; translated protein: MTINYGVLLGFVPSNDSEVLLQSGQFKGVIRFSVDELQKPIDNPESINWESYARGAVYALQNSGYDIRKGIIGYISGAKGLDSSGLSSSAAVGIAYLLALENVNDLVVSPVDNIQLDKSIENKYLGLENGILDPSAILLSRYGYLTFMDCKTTSPSYVYFSEPSKSQPTQGQLPFKILLAFSGLQYNLPKKRGYNTRVFECKEAARALLCASGCEDVPNILRNVDPAVYEAQKYILEENLSRRAEHYFSEMNRVLKGREAWSRGNLQEFGQLIYASGRSSILNYECGSKEMIQLYEILLKAPGVLGARFSGAGFRGCCLGIVESDRAEEAAAYVRAECEKALPELICKIPADRRVLVCEPGDSARVILPDHHHRC
- the LOC133924935 gene encoding galacturonokinase-like isoform X1; translation: MATRAPDTTTYDYDLATRTRRRHHSSRRAHRHPHPHPCARGTASGGLAMVAPGGGEGPSRWPAEEELDTVRKKVVEISGRDEREVRVVACPYRICPLGAHIDHQGGIVTAMTINYGVLLGFVPSNDSEVLLQSGQFKGVIRFSVDELQKPIDNPESINWESYARGAVYALQNSGYDIRKGIIGYISGAKGLDSSGLSSSAAVGIAYLLALENVNDLVVSPVDNIQLDKSIENKYLGLENGILDPSAILLSRYGYLTFMDCKTTSPSYVYFSEPSKSQPTQGQLPFKILLAFSGLQYNLPKKRGYNTRVFECKEAARALLCASGCEDVPNILRNVDPAVYEAQKYILEENLSRRAEHYFSEMNRVLKGREAWSRGNLQEFGQLIYASGRSSILNYECGSKEMIQLYEILLKAPGVLGARFSGAGFRGCCLGIVESDRAEEAAAYVRAECEKALPELICKIPADRRVLVCEPGDSARVILPDHHHRC